tatatcattgtttaagaagaaaattcatgtatacatgatttaaaataagacaacatatatgccgctaggccgctaggccgctaacttcaagccgctaggccgctaggtcgctaacttcacgtacatcctTTTTTGctacataaaaaagttgtttatgcgttgaaaataaccgcataaacgtggtcgatttcgtttatgcggcgatgctgttatgcgtcGTTACAGTGCTGCCTGTGATTGCGCATAAGCAAATAACTGAATTATTTAAAGTACTTTGAATAAGATTTTAACCTTCGAGTTATCTACCAAACATTTTAAACGATACTAATACACACCCTTTTTCGCTTTCCAGAGATTTAAAGTTGGAAAATTTACTCCTAGATATAGACAAGAACATCAAAGTTATAGGTATATAGTTATAGGTTACAGGATAAGtattacttttaatttaatttaatttggaaTGTATACAGTCAAAATGAATTTGATAGTTTAAGTAAGTAAATTTTCCAAGTATGTACAGTATCTGTCACATTCCATGTATCACAAATTTAAGGAATGACTTATGTATTCCAAGAGAGCGAAACGTTAGCCGACTGATTATAACAAGATTATATATAAGCGTTGTATGGCTTTTCCTATTGACTTCCATACAAAAGATcagttaattaatttatattttgctcatcatgtaaaatgatcCTATTATCGATATGCTGCAGATTTCGGCGTGAGTAATGTGTTTTACGGGGACAGCAGCCTGAGCACGCAGTGCGGATCACCAGTGTACGCCGCGCCGGAAATGTTTTGTAACCGGAAATACGGACCCGCCGTCGACATCTGGAGCATGTGCGTATACTAAACTTTGTAAATTTCTGGTAAAATcctatatttcatatttgtcaagttcttatataatgtatatgattGACCGTAAAGCACATCCATTTGCCAAGGGTCTGATTCATCACTGGATTGATTCTATTTGTTAAACCATCTAAATTACAACTATATGTGGTTTTGtccatttttgaaaaacatgcgtcttacttttacaatatttttccGGTATGTAATAAAAACAGGTTGAGATGAATTGTTGATAGTATTGTTTGTATTCTCCTTAGGCAGTAATGAGGTTATATCATAACGCATACGACTACGCAATAATCAAGGAAAAAAACTTACACAAATACCGTCCCGTGTCTTTTAGGGGCGTTTGTCTGTATGCAATGGTTACTGGTAAGCTTCCCTTTGTGCCAGAGCCTACAAACAACATAACTATGTTGCATTCACTCATCCTGCAGGGTGCTCACATACCGGATACACTGTCCGATGGTAAGTGTAATCCTTTCTAACGTATCAATGTTATGTTAAGAACCAAAAGTCGTTTAAAACCTCAAAAATAAAGCTGCTCTGAAATCTTAGTCTTATTTGGTACACAATTACCGTCCCGTTTCTTGTAGGGTCGTTTTTACTATGGGTGTTGTTTTTCATCTAATTTTCGTATTTTTTGTGTTGTGTTGCAACTGAAATTTGATGTAaaatcttgaaaacaaaatatatagtaGATATGTCATGTGTTCGTTTGAATATGAATTGGAATCGTCGATAACACTTCTTTAATACTGCTATTAATACCATTAACAGTACTATTAAGTGAGTACATGTTTATTGCAAAAATCCATATGATCACTTTCGTATTAATTTTCAGTTCACCAACTTGCAGGAATGGAATAATATATGTAGATCTAACTGgccttatttgtatttttcatcaAGTTTAAGTCGtttccatttttcaattattttgattttttttcgttgTCTATCTTGGTAGCAAATTGCAAATTTGAGAcaatcagattttgatatttttaattgaaacctTTACATTAAGCACAAACACATTCTATGTGAAACTAGTACGTTCTTTAATATTGTgccatccattttcaactcaaTGGTACATTGAAGACTCGTTTGAGCATATTCAACgaacaacaaaatgttgttgcACCTATAAATGCCAGGCGTGCTTTGCATTGTTTTACCAAATAACCGAAAACGCATTATATACCAGTTACTGTTGTATTGCTGTATTTGTAGAAACTTTATTTCAAAGCCAAACAATGATTGTCTGTTATATTTGtctgttatatttgttttatattcttgCTCTACGCATCAAACTCTTTTAAAATACGCATGTTTCAGGTAGTGCTAACCTTCTTGCACGAATGCTAGCCTTAGAGGTATATTACCGGATCACCATTGATGAAGTCCTCTCCCATCCCTGGGTGCAAGGCGAGGAAGGTTCTCTGGTGACCAGAAAGCCACCTATCTCAAATCTCTGCCTTTCTATCCCGAAGCCTCAAATTGTGAATTATATGTCAACCGTTTTTAAATTCCTCGAGGATGACGTGTTTTGTTCTGTGATAGAACGTAAAATGAACGCAGTTGCGGCAACGTACAATCTGCTACAAAGACGGTTCGATGCCGGAATACAAATTGTTGGTTTGTCTATGGCCATATCCAGCGCTAAAACTAACAACCGTAGTTGTGAGGGTGGCAAGAGTTGGAATTCTCGAGTTGATTTTCCACTTCTACCTTCTGAAAATATTGGTCGACATGACAACGATCCGTCTTCCCAAAAGAATATGTGTAAATCCTACATGCAGATTCTCAAGGATTCAAAGCGCAAAAGTGCCCAGAACGTGCGCTCTGGAAACGTGTTTAGACAAAAGGAATTTGCACTTACGcggtataaaacaaaaacagacatGATAAGGCATACACACACAAAAGAAGAAGTAGATTTCTTGCCTGATTTCCTTCTGACATATACTCGATGTGACGATACGTATAATCATAATCGAAAACCTAACCAATCTTTTGAATGGGATCAGACTTGTATAGGTTCTAAAAATGAGCCTAGTAAAATTGACTCATTCAAAACAATACACGGAAAACAAGAAATTCAAACAGAAGACACGAAAAACAGGCACATAGATGGACGGATAACCGCAGAAATACCGCTACTTGTTCCTCCGACAAGTCCGGTATCACCTGTCATCCCTAGAGATGTATCCACAAACCAAAACGAACGCGTGTCTGAAATAAATGGTACTTCTAAGAGAATTAGCAACCAAGAAAATGTAatagacattttaaataataagtgTACTCTAGTTGATGTCTCCAGAGATCAAAGCTTCAATAACACTGTAGCAGGGGCAAACGTGGAAGGAACGAAATCGATCGTGAACGACCCTTGCACGACTCGGACATGGTCCACTTTCCAAAAGCAGAAAGAGAGACTAGGTCGAGGGGTGACCCTCGTTAATCGAAAAAAACATGTGGCTTATAATTATGGGTTAACAAAACCCAAGGCGTTAACCAACAGAGAAGCCCGCTCGTATTTTGAGGAGATAGAACAAGCCAAAGTTATTGGTCAAGGTAACAAATCGTGGTTGGTCAAGGTAACAAATCGTGGTATTCGGTTGTAAAAGTTTTAACAAGTTCCATAGAAACGTCAACCGTTTgcgcaaaaaaaatgaaataaaaaatgttctgaataataataaaacaaaaataaaagaatatcgAATGTCGACTGTATACAATAAATGATTGAAGTTGCGATAATTTATTCCGATCAACCCACACGCTTGTTTTTTAGGTAGAAGACTCATGGAGAGGGCAAGAACGTCTTCTAGTTGCCAGATCGAAAACTCTCACTCTCTTTTGAGCCGGAAACCGCACACGGCTGGACTCCACCGTGTTGTACCCGAGCCTAGAAAAGAGCCCAGCGCCGCTCTCCGGTCGACCGGCGTTGAAAATGGTGTCACATTTAGGACAGTTGACGCGAACGGGATTATTCACTTTCCGGACGTAATGCAGACGTCACATGCTACCTACGACGTAAGGCCTCTGAGTCCTACGAGGCATTCGGTCGAAGATGGCGTTACCGATGTCATAAGAGTGCATATTACAAGTTCtgcaaaatattaacattgttgaaatatttatcattgtaattgtactatatatatatatatatatatatataaatgcattatgaGGGACACACAAAAATCAAGTTTGGACTACCTCTGAGCTATTTTCCTTCAAATCCACTGCTTTTGCAAacttaaaatgctttttttccatataaatataaaaaaaacaattaatttacgcacggaaaaacaaaaacagggTATGAAACTGAAaggatgaaaaaaaacacatcaaaatgccatatttgtaagttatttttaatgaataagcAGGTTATCGCTTATCTTTACCAAAACTCGCTTAAATCGGCATTTTGACAGTTAAATGTatctatttttgtcataaaatccTGTCATCCACgctcaaaattttattttacttgtgttaacaagaaattagAACAACACCAAATCggtattttaaactgaaaagtTTTATTTCCATGCTTTGGCTAATGGTTGAAAATGTCATTCCATATTTTGGTCAAATTGCACATTTCATTTCTTGTTGGTAGTTATGTGATACTAACTGTTCTTATTAGTCATCGaatgtaaattaaattgaacatttcaCTTCAATACTTTTAATCAATATTGTGTTGGTTTATTTCCTGTCTTGATACAAGATGTTTTGGTAGTTTATGTGCTGACTGTTCTTATTatcataaaaagaaatatatttttatttcgaaGACCATTTTCACATTAGGAAttgatttattttccaaaaacatgaatatttcttgtttcggtatgttttgtacaatttatatatttttcttttatatttgatCAGTAGGGGATCGAATTTTGATTCATGAGTGGTCATTAGTAACACTATTTTAACAATTGAACAACAattaagaataatattttttatggagAGAAATCATACctaatttatattgaatttcCTGTGATAAATTGTGTGcagtttatgatattttatacattccataaatttaaattattatttaactgTAATAAACAATCAACTGTTTTTAGTGTTCATACTTCATTTATTTAGGTGACATTTTGTCAGTCCAGTGATACTTGAATGACGTCCCACAAGTTTACAAGTTTAGATAAGtcgaaaatatttattacagaaTCGACATTTAATGGAATAATATATGAGAATGTTAGACATGGATTAGTATGCGTgcctataataataataataataataataataacatctttatttttagagggtaacacattatgacataattacagtgtcaactataaaacatcatattttcaatatggccttctaaaacaaaatattatggcatctaacacatttcactcatgtATGCatactattattcaaatatcatCAAATACGATAAACAACAAGTCATATAAAGCATGAAtgcataattaaacatgttaattttGGTAAACATATGTATACAATTCTTACATGTATACTATCATTCAAATAGCAAAACGGATGAAAATCAATCACCATATGAAGTAGTAATGAATAATAAACCGTAATTTTTTTCAAGCCCTTACCGACACACACGATTTGTGCGATGAGACTATGGCGAAGCCATATAATGGATGTCAGTTGGTGCGATGAGTCTATGTCGAAGCCATATAATCGATGTCGGTTTTTGCGATGAGTCTATGGCGAAGCCATATAATCGATGCCGGTTTGTGCGATGAGTCTATGGCGAAGCCATATAATGGATGTCGATTTGTGTGATATTGAGAAGCCATATGATGGATGTCGGTTTGTGCGATGAGTCTATGGCGAAGCCATATAATGGATGTCGGTTTGTGCGATGAGTCTATGGCGAAGCCATATAATGGATGTCGGTTTGTGCGATGAGTCTATGGTGACATTCGTTACCTTCTACGATCATGTACTTATTAACCCGATTGGCATTTAAATCGTTGTTTTGTAACATTACATTACTTCTGTATGTAGTAACATTTGGCCAGACATCTAAATTGCTTATTATCTTGCCAATCATAGTATAATATGAACTtcgaacagttttttttttctttttgaataattttggtACTGTTAGGGTTAGTTACGAGGGTTGGTTTTGGGCTATAGTTGGAATAGGGGTTAAGTTTCAGTAGTACAAATGATGTCGAACCAATTGTAAACTCACACCAAATTATTAGTGTACAGACgactcatttttatttattttaccttcTTTTCTTCTTTAGCAGACTGTTTCTTTCTTTGCAACTAATTTAAGTATTTAGACATAAATACGATAGTTATTAAGCGCTCTCTAACGTCACGCTTTTCACACAATTCTTAGGTGGCGCTGTTTTAGCGCTTATTTCATTGTTAAGCGCGCAACCAGCCGAGCGGttattgtttatagtttaaGTTTAATTTGGACAAAATGGCATCTGGTGGTGCGAGATTGAAGAACTCGGTGGACGTTGAGAGTTCTATCCGCGTGCTAGAAGAACAGGGTGAACTATACTGTCCCGAGAATTGCTGGAACTGACTCCCAGAGCAAAGCCTAAACAGAAACCGATCGAACTTGACGTCGACGATCTGCTGAAGGAGAGAGATATTTTACGAAGGCAAGTCGAAGGGAACAGGGCCTTGGCGAGAAGAAACGTCTTCTCAGTGAGATAGACGCGTTGAAACAGCAGCGGTCTTCTCTTTCGCTTGGTCGTGGCCATGATGACGTTCCGCGAGCGAAACCCCCAACCCCTTTAGTGCCGCTCGACGACCTTCATGAGATGCCTTCGATGACCGAAAGATTGTACTTACTGATGCCGACTGAACATTCGGAGATAACAACAGGTATAACACCTTCCAAAACGTTGAAACCTAGTCAATCTGCTAAATCAACTGAAATATCGGTTCGTCACCCCCAGTTGTGGCCccatacattgtatttgtacCGGCTCAAATATCCAGTCAGACATTGACTATAAGGACCTGGATATGTCCCAATATGTGGCCGGCTATTGTGATAGTTGGGGTGATAGTTACGCTGGTGTGGAGAGTTTGAATTTACTACTGGAGAGGCCCGGTGCTGTACGTAATGAAGATACCCGTCGGAGAGATACTTACAGCAGGAGTGGTTCTGCTCTTAATACCAACGTAGTGAGTGCAGTGAAACCAGTCCACACACCGTGTACATTCGAGGAGAGAAACGTTCTGTGAAGCACATTTACGCTGCGTGCCACATCAGTGAAGGATAATGTTTCCAAgttcaagaccacagttatctgcccctgtttctgctttttatgaaaataccacaggtgctattacttgtctcattcattgagtgtttgatatatcattgccaaactttcagtatgtgttgcatatagcctgaagctgaactataggagttttgaagtctgtttctaaaaaatgttgctttgatatagaggaagcttttggaggggtggcctattttaaattgttataaattcttaatttatacagctatctggttgaaatttggccagttgacagtgcttagccatagaatattggtgtttgagtacgaaatttgaaaatcttatataacataatataaattaataatatataattttcttaaatatttttgacatttaaaaaaaaaactactttcactttcaatttaatgtttggaaatagttccaaatgatggtaactaatgaatgaaagcctcactttcaattccaaagtataaatggagggctttttggactagggcacttgtggcctagttcatagccataaacgCGCTCTCTGCATTTTCAAGTCGCATctggggttcactgacgtaatgtattcatacgctgtatttcgATTGGATTGcggttagcgaatttgaataatcaaagtagtaccagaactgattacaatgaaaacatccaataaaaatagttctcctaacaattcaagctaactgcatgttcttttaatgaagcacaagaatatcatacgtagcgagtgagttaatcgggttaactacatgaatgttcttgcatacggtcagattatatgcaataagaatatgaacatattggaaaagtacgcatcgaaatttttccgttcaatgctctgtattgatagactggtaccctctttctcttttatccgaaaagaaaccagctaaccgcggtgcccgtcgcgcattcgaaatgtcttgtgaattcatacgttaagcgaataaagcgtgcggtctaagtagaaaacaaccaggaaagttggtttaaaaaagtattgttaatctttgtaaacaatgttggtattcgaagtcggtccctgttcttttttttcgacataatttgcatgtttccgtgatattttcttttcgatacaaagtttttttaactatcatcgcatggcacttagcactttttttaaatacaacatgatttttggtatttattgttcaaatactattaatgtttactaaaaaccatatgccgcgtacctgtataacttgaTATTTTTAGGAAAattaaatcagggtaccagtctacttattgacctcaaaatttactctgatcagagcggccggatgattcagacatgtgtgttatcactacttccggatgctgatgatgtgaatatcatagtgttttattgaggaaatttattaataaagccGCCATCGAATGATTACCACTATCaaatggatttattttcatcttacggtgggtagcatttttaatttgacacgtaaatttaGTTAAGTACATACTggtacaagttcgtttgaaaaaatcatgtgattttaatttttgcaaaatggagataaaaaaatatcaaatatgtgcatacttatttatgaagtttcattctaaatgaagccaaatgtatgaatatgtgcacagcatttgtgaataagatgattgtttacccatgtgcatagaaaagacttggagccactctcagtgtaagtacgtacatgacattgtgataaaccatcgccattgataaaacaatcttgcatgctcaattttgatttcctctcttataatgtaccagtcaattgttaccacgcctcCATCGGGGATATAccagggaaaagggctgtgtttttacctttcaggtgtcctcgtagctaaagaacttcagcgaacacattatatattaccatgttggacgtgttgtaaacatcaaaaaactaaatatcaacattaaagttatggaagccagaactagtgtcctcgcaatgccgggtgattgcggtggttttgtcttccctcaaaatatatcagggaattgctccTACCTTAGATCCGCGGGGTGcggggttattcacgggatCTTATCGTTCTCGcatggcagggattttaccggggattggctggacggaaagtcgggggcggggggggggagggatcggtaacaattgactggtgcatactttacaagttctttttctggagacgctttgtgctcactttttgttatctagccaagaatgaaataaaaaaatcagtcagaCATACAGTAttgtgatgcattgttgttgatagatcaatataaatttgtgaaatatttgagggaaaggtatttggttaaataatttacaagtgtaacttatgagttttatttaacaatgcagtgctgaatattgtggagatagaattgaatttgtattaattaatcagttgacttgtggtgtttaggaaacaaaattaaaatcagaaTATACAATAAAGCTCCCCTATCAACCAAGGTTgtggaatagtaaagtaatgaagacttaacctcacaacagtctttctcaaatgctgtccaggctttttatgcttaagaataactaacctcgcgatgtcagaccagaaatcatcttggcatgaatttggatcactatggatcattatgcaccagtcaattgtaaccacggctcccacatccgggggtataccggggaaagccggcgaaatgggccatgtttttacctttcaggtggccccacagtgttaggtcttcccggaaaatacagtgtggatggggcttaacctaatgtcccttgggtgtggggcatttggtggggactttaccatcagattatctccgcagggcggggattttagctggggttggctggacctaaagtaaaagtccccgctattccgggaccggggggggcatggttacaattgactgatgcattagcttgtgtattcagataaagttaagaatatatatttatttataagttatactttgcaatctaaatcaaagatttgaaaaaggtatcctttatcaataaatgcaagtatacataaatgactgtgcaaatctttatgtatcatccaaatatgagtaccttgcagggtgaatgttatttgtaaaaattatactaagtgagctttcaaaattacctttccaatcgcatacacaatgcagtttgaaacctggataattaaaacaaatcttggttgtagaccattactattaaatatttgataagtcacagacattataaggtacagtttaaaggggctgtactcagttaatgatgaaaaagccaaaatttaaagaaaattgtagaaaattgaaataaacttggtatcgatgtgtacaattaatgcattgaaacttactgatgatccccatagtttacaaatgatttattaatagcagttatttcgtgtttttccattaaaaacagattaataggtatgtctaccgagtagaattcattccttatgcgtgatctgccgttgatgttattacatgatattagcgagtaaggtatacatctggaaaattccactcagtaaaagtaagtcttcatagcatagtggatacgacacttcactgcaatttttatttcattttggtattttatttacaataacgatatcaaagagtaaaataatttattaaaaaagtgtccttagattcgttacaggaaaaaacaacacatttttggtgccaatctggtgtacagtccctttcataaacaacaagtgaagccaatgctgtattaatttgagacaaacaaaaagaagacagcacaaagttcaaaaagtgtgacaaATGTCAGAATACCTtaattttcatgcgattcagacaattttaatgctagaaatcacaaaaatgcattcccttgaattattcatgtcatagtttaaagctacactctcacagatttaccgtttttacaacttttttttgtcttggaaagagcaaatttttgcgtaaacatcttcaaaccaatgatatcagattgctgacaaacaatcagctcatagtttccattcgaaaattaatgttgcagattgtgggaggtcatggttgatttcaatgaaccaccaataagccctgccaaaattggatactgattggtcagtcaggtgcttttggtaggcattaTTTGCatgaatgttcattttaaccatcatttatgaatgtttacacaatcattgaatattgaaataacaagcgaaatgttagtttgaatgatgaaagccatgaaatatgtgaagtattgaaAAAGAGACcttgttaagtaaaattatttattgtttatcaggaaaatgttgaaatctcatgtttaggcttatagtgatcatacttgattgctatgttattggcacttattgcaatatgttttattcattgcaatatttatgtaaaacattaattattatgttgacttaagtttgtagataagaactaatggtataggtgattgTGAGgatgatctcgtaagtctttacaaccccttttggtattgtgagttttttgctccagtcttgttcagtttagcttttgaagattttcaaagtaactgcaaaacaagtccagctgtctagaaagactataatatcaaaccctgaccagatataatttattgtcttttcaaattaccaacttggaaataattttatcataacatagggtattggttttaaagaacatgttagtgtttttgtatgtgaaatgaaatatcataagtggcactaaattgaacataagttatagttctcattgatattacacatacatgttgatctaagatttaagacttggatggagtcagggcaagaaaaatgcatgttaatacattgtactttccaacgcaagaactgtttgtttattcaagtaaataaagcaatccccacaccaaggaactgcagtattgcataaccagcttaattgacattatgagttggagttcaaattgctgcaattaaaggcacatctagttttcagaattattcaaactctgatttagcaactttatatagttatatgaactacttttgcaaaatgaaagcttttttagatttacaaggacgggtgaaaagtatttgccaaatgtactgcaacaccatGTTCGTGAAGTTGGCAGCCAGCAGcccagcccagcagcgtgaagtcagcagactggcagcctagcagcgtgaagtcagcagcccagcagactgacagcctagcagcgtgaagtcagcagcccagcagcgtgaagtcagcagcatactggcagcccagcagcgtgaagtcagcagactggcagcccagcagcgtgaagtcagcagcctaGCAGACTGagagcctagcagcgtgaagtcagcagtcCAGCAGCATAGCAGCGCGAGTTAGCAGTCTAGAAGCCTGACGGCGTGAAGTCAACAGCTGAGCAGCTGAGCAGATTAGCAGCTATGCTAAGACGAACTCGTGTGAAGTTTCCAGTcggttttcagttttcaaagacaaaaaaaacataaaaaaaaaaaaaatcttcacaaTGGTTGGTTTGCAAAACAAACcttaaaatgaagcaaaaatactaaattgaataagttaaaaacattaacactATTCCCTTTTTGTGAACTAAAGAAATCGACTTTTCTATTTCACGCTTCTGACAGCCCCGGgcagccccgggc
The DNA window shown above is from Mya arenaria isolate MELC-2E11 chromosome 6, ASM2691426v1 and carries:
- the LOC128239109 gene encoding uncharacterized protein LOC128239109 isoform X2, with the translated sequence MFCNRKYGPAVDIWSMGVCLYAMVTGKLPFVPEPTNNITMLHSLILQGAHIPDTLSDGSANLLARMLALEVYYRITIDEVLSHPWVQGEEGSLVTRKPPISNLCLSIPKPQIVNYMSTVFKFLEDDVFCSVIERKMNAVAATYNLLQRRFDAGIQIVGLSMAISSAKTNNRSCEGGKSWNSRVDFPLLPSENIGRHDNDPSSQKNMCKSYMQILKDSKRKSAQNVRSGNVFRQKEFALTRYKTKTDMIRHTHTKEEVDFLPDFLLTYTRCDDTYNHNRKPNQSFEWDQTCIGSKNEPSKIDSFKTIHGKQEIQTEDTKNRHIDGRITAEIPLLVPPTSPVSPVIPRDVSTNQNERVSEINGTSKRISNQENVIDILNNKCTLVDVSRDQSFNNTVAGANVEGTKSIVNDPCTTRTWSTFQKQKERLGRGVTLVNRKKHVAYNYGLTKPKALTNREARSYFEEIEQAKVIGQEDSWRGQERLLVARSKTLTLF
- the LOC128239109 gene encoding uncharacterized protein LOC128239109 isoform X1 encodes the protein MFCNRKYGPAVDIWSMGVCLYAMVTGKLPFVPEPTNNITMLHSLILQGAHIPDTLSDGSANLLARMLALEVYYRITIDEVLSHPWVQGEEGSLVTRKPPISNLCLSIPKPQIVNYMSTVFKFLEDDVFCSVIERKMNAVAATYNLLQRRFDAGIQIVGLSMAISSAKTNNRSCEGGKSWNSRVDFPLLPSENIGRHDNDPSSQKNMCKSYMQILKDSKRKSAQNVRSGNVFRQKEFALTRYKTKTDMIRHTHTKEEVDFLPDFLLTYTRCDDTYNHNRKPNQSFEWDQTCIGSKNEPSKIDSFKTIHGKQEIQTEDTKNRHIDGRITAEIPLLVPPTSPVSPVIPRDVSTNQNERVSEINGTSKRISNQENVIDILNNKCTLVDVSRDQSFNNTVAGANVEGTKSIVNDPCTTRTWSTFQKQKERLGRGVTLVNRKKHVAYNYGLTKPKALTNREARSYFEEIEQAKVIGQGRRLMERARTSSSCQIENSHSLLSRKPHTAGLHRVVPEPRKEPSAALRSTGVENGVTFRTVDANGIIHFPDVMQTSHATYDVRPLSPTRHSVEDGVTDVIRVHITSSAKY